A part of Deltaproteobacteria bacterium genomic DNA contains:
- a CDS encoding CoA transferase: MPLSGVKVVEVGMNLAGPLVGEIFAGLGADVIKVERPEGGDDARGWGPPFLQGTSPIFQAMNRDKKSITIDFKDSAAMAWLRALVAQADVFVQNLRPGVAEEIGLGPAALLEVNPKLVYCSIAAFGHQGPLQLKPGYEILLQAFAGLMRTTGEDGGPPLRVGAPVVDFGTGMWTTIAALAALRKRDRTGKGCVIETSLFETALFWVCNALHQYLIDGTVPPRHPTGSPRQVAFGAFETKNGLMIVGVANDRLFTKFAQVIGHAEWASDPRYRTTADRMEHRDFLGSEIKATLLGKTKEEWMELLEAAGVPCAPILSIPEVLAQPQTEAMDIFRPVAGLDVRMLGLPFSFDGERVAFEKKAPTLGEHNQEIGVAAAKKPGR; the protein is encoded by the coding sequence ATGCCGCTATCTGGAGTGAAAGTTGTCGAAGTCGGGATGAATTTGGCCGGACCGCTGGTGGGGGAGATTTTCGCCGGACTGGGGGCCGATGTCATTAAAGTCGAACGTCCCGAAGGCGGCGACGACGCGCGGGGCTGGGGTCCGCCGTTCCTTCAGGGCACATCGCCGATTTTTCAAGCTATGAACCGGGACAAAAAATCCATCACCATCGATTTCAAAGATTCGGCGGCGATGGCGTGGCTGCGGGCATTGGTGGCGCAAGCCGATGTCTTCGTGCAGAATCTGCGCCCTGGCGTGGCCGAGGAAATCGGCCTCGGACCTGCAGCGCTGCTGGAAGTGAATCCCAAACTGGTCTACTGCTCGATCGCCGCTTTTGGCCATCAAGGTCCGCTACAACTCAAGCCCGGCTATGAAATTCTCCTGCAAGCGTTTGCCGGTTTGATGCGCACCACCGGGGAAGATGGCGGGCCGCCGTTGCGCGTAGGGGCACCGGTGGTGGATTTTGGCACCGGCATGTGGACGACGATTGCTGCCTTGGCGGCGCTGCGCAAGCGTGACCGGACTGGCAAAGGGTGCGTAATCGAAACCTCCTTGTTCGAAACCGCGTTGTTTTGGGTGTGCAACGCTTTGCATCAGTATCTGATCGATGGCACCGTCCCTCCGCGTCATCCTACCGGCAGTCCCCGGCAGGTAGCGTTCGGTGCGTTCGAGACGAAAAATGGACTGATGATCGTTGGCGTAGCGAACGATCGACTGTTCACGAAGTTCGCCCAAGTCATCGGCCACGCGGAATGGGCGTCCGACCCGCGCTATCGCACGACAGCGGACCGGATGGAGCACCGGGATTTTCTCGGCAGTGAGATCAAGGCCACACTGCTGGGAAAAACCAAGGAAGAGTGGATGGAGTTGCTCGAAGCAGCCGGTGTGCCGTGCGCGCCGATCTTGTCCATTCCCGAGGTGCTGGCGCAGCCGCAGACCGAGGCGATGGACATTTTCCGTCCCGTGGCAGGATTAGATGTCCGGATGCTAGGGCTACCGTTTTCCTTCGATGGGGAGCGCGTGGCATTCGAGAAGAAAGCGCCAACGTTAGGAGAACATAACCAAGAAATCGGAGTGGCTGCGGCGAAGAAGCCGGGGAGGTGA
- a CDS encoding phage holin family protein, whose product MLPTFLHWFMSALSLLIVAHIVPGFEVRGFGSALLASLVIGLVNSTVGFLLRLFTLPLTVLTFGLFLLVINAFMLQFAAFFVPGFAVHGFFAALLGAAALALVQMALRALVNG is encoded by the coding sequence ATGCTGCCAACATTTTTGCATTGGTTTATGAGCGCGTTGAGTTTGTTGATTGTCGCGCACATCGTGCCGGGGTTCGAGGTGCGAGGATTCGGGAGTGCCTTGCTCGCGAGTCTGGTCATTGGCTTGGTCAACAGCACCGTCGGCTTCCTCCTCCGCCTTTTTACCCTGCCGCTGACGGTGCTGACCTTCGGGTTATTCCTGCTGGTTATCAACGCGTTCATGCTGCAATTCGCGGCGTTCTTCGTTCCGGGCTTTGCCGTCCATGGATTCTTCGCTGCGCTCTTGGGAGCGGCAGCTCTTGCGTTGGTGCAGATGGCGCTGCGCGCCCTCGTCAACGGATGA